The genomic region CGGTCTCGCTGCCGTAGACGCCGTCGCCCAGCGGGTAGCGCTCCTCGGCGCCGGTCTTGAGGTCGTGGCGGATCAGGCCGTTGAACAGGAACCAGCCCGGGTGACCGGTGGCGGCCCAGACGTAGCGGTAGTCACGGCCGCCGTGGGCGCCGTTGACCATGCCGAACTCGCTGATCGAGTCGCTGAGCCGCTCCTCACGGGTCTCGCCGGTCTTCAGGTTGAACCGCCAGCGGTGCAGCCGGGTCTGCAGCCGGTCCAGGGCCAGGAACCGGAACAGCTTCATGTACTTGTCGTCGGCGTCGGAGTCGGTGGGGGTGGGGTCGTCCTCGAAGAACCCGTCGAGCACGATCTCGTCGCCGTCCTCGTAGGCGTTGGTGAAGTGCAGCACGTACGTCGGCGCCGCCTCGAACCACTTGACGTCACCGGCCCCGCCGCGCCGGGGCACCACCGCGAAACGCGACGGCAGCTCGGGGCGGAAGGTCGGCAGGTGGATGTCGGCCTCCAACAGCTTGGGGTCCCAGAACATCGGGAAGTCGTTGAAGATCACGTAGTTCTCGGTGAACGCCATGTCGTGGGGCAGGCGCGGACCGGGCAGTTCGACGTCGGCGGTGTGCACCACGTCGTTGTTCTCGTCCACCACGCCCCAGCGCATGTACGGGGCCTGCTTGGAGTAGCTGAAGTACAGCAGCTCACCGGTGTGCTCGTCGACCTTGGGGTGCGCCGAAACGCCCCAGTCCGAGGGGAACCCGCCGTTGAAGTCCTCCTTGCCCAGGGTCTCGGCGGTGTACGGGTTGAGCCGGTACAGGTCGCCGCACTGCCAGAAGCTGGTGAGCGCGGTACCGCGGTGCACCACCACGTCGGTGCTGGAGGCGTCCTTCATGAGAGTCCTTGCGCCCCAGCCGTAGTCACGCTTGGCCAGCTGGACGGGCTCGGCGCAGCCCGGCCACAGCGCGCCGCCGGCCTCCTGCTCCTCGAGGAACCCGTCGGTACGCACGAACCGGTTGCGGTAGAACGCCTTTCCGTCGCGGAACCCGACCGCGTGGATCATGCCGTCGCCGTCGAACGGATGGTAGAAGGCCAGCGCGGGGTGCAGCGGGTTCTCCGTGTTGCGCAGGTAGACGCCGTCGAGGTCGGCGGGGATCTCGCCCTCGATCACCTGCAGGTCGTCGGCGTCGTACTCGGTGTTCTGCGGCCGCCACGGCCCGGTGCGGTAGGGGTGGTCGTCGTCATCGGGCAGGGTCGACAGAAACTTGCCGACGACCTCCACGTTCGCAGTACCCATTTCAGTCCTTTCCGACAACGAAGCTGACAGTGGTGGCGGTGCTGCCGCCGAAGTTCAAGGTGCCGAACGTCTTCGCGCCCTCGACCTGGTAGTCGCCTGCGGTTCCGCTGACCTGTTTGGCGGCGTCGAGCAGCATGCGCACCCCGGTGGCGCCGACGGGATGGCCGCCGCCGATCAGGCCGCCGCTGGGGTTGATCGGCAGCCGCCCGCCGATCTCGATGTCGCCGCTCTCGACCGCCTTCCAGGACTCACCCGGGTCGGTCAGGCCGATGTGGTCGATCGCGACGTACTCACTGGGGGTGAAGCAGTCGTGCACCTCGAAGCCGTCGAGGCTGTCGAGGCCCACCCCGGCGCGGGTGAACGCGTCGAGCACGGCGCCGCGCACATGCGGCAGCAGGTACGGGTTGTCGGCGTCGCGGTCCAGCTTCTGCCGCAGGCCGAGCCCGACGGTGCGGTGGCCCCACCCGGCGATGCGGGCCAGCGGCCGCGCGGTCGGGTGGTGGCGCAGGTAGTCGTCGGTGACCAGCACGACGCCGGCGCCGCCGTCGGTCATCTGGCTGCAGTCGAAGCGGCGCATCCGGCCCGCGACGACGGGGTTGTTCACGTCGTCGGCGGTGATCGGCTCGGGCACCGTCCAGCCGCGGGTCTGGGCGTTGGGGTTGTTTCGGGCGTTGGCGAAGTTGAGCTGCGCGATGGCGCTCAGGTGGGCGGGGTCGACGCCGTAGCGCGCGTCGTAGGCGTCGAGCACCTGGGAGAACATGTAGGGCCACATGTGGGTGACGCCCTGGCCCTCGTGGCCGATCCACGCGGCGGTGCCCAGGTGGGCGGCGCCGACGTCGCCGGGCACGGTGCGCTCCAGTTCGACGCCGAGCACCAGCGCGGTGCGGTAGTTGCCGGAGCGCAGATCGGCCAGCGCCGAGAGCACCGCGATGCTGCCGGACGCGCACGCGGCCTCGTGGCGGGCCGCGGGTTTGTCCCACAGGGCGTCGTGCACGGTGGCCGGCATCGCGCCGAGATGGCCCTGCCCGCCGAACAGTTCCCCGAACGCGTTGCCGACGTGGATGACCTCGATGTCGTCGGCGTCCACCTTGGCGGCGGCCAGGGTGCGGTCGACCACCTCGGCGGTCAGGTCCGCGAAGTCGCGGCCCTCCCGGGTGATGTTGCGGGAGAAGTCGCTCTGGTAGCCGCCGAGGATCCAGACGTTGGCCATGGCGCGTAGGTTACTACAACTAAGAGAGTGACTCGGGGATTGCACGAGGCGGCCCCGCCGGCTACGACTCTGAACCGACGAGACCTCCCAGAGGTCTGCCCTGGCCGGTCCGTACCCAAACGTAGGGAAACACCGGATTCCTCCGCGGGCACGATGGCTTACCGTCTAGGTGCGGCCCGGCACCTGATGACCTCCAGGTGCCGGGCCGTGGCCCGTCTGTACAGCCGTTCAGCGGGTCGGGTCGGCGCAGCCGACGGTGCCGAGCAGGTCGTCGACCGAGACGCCCTGCCGGGCCGCGTCGGCCACGGCCTGGGCGACGCACATCCCGTACCGCGTCTGCGCGGAGTTGTGGTCGACGACGAACCAGACCCCGAACACGCCGATCAGCGCGGTGATCACACCGAGCACGATGCGGTCGCGCGGGGAGAGGACGTCGTCGAAGAACTCGACGATCGCCGGTCGAGCACCCACCATCTGGTTCGCCATGGAACCCACCCCCCAAGGCAAGTTGTGTGCTGGTTCCATGCTGCGCCGAAACCACCGTCGATGACGGGAAACGGCCGAAATCAGTCCGGCAGCAGGCCGAGTTGGCGGTAGATGTCGCGGCGGACCAGCGGCGCGGCGGAGTTGATCGGCAGGCCCGAGACCGGCCAGTTGTGGAACTGGCCGCGGCCGATCACCACCGAGATCGGCGAGCCGACGTCGACCGCCCGCTCGTACAGTCGCAGGGTGGCGGGCAGGAGGATCTCCTCGCTGCCGACGTAGATCGTGGTCGGTGGCAGCGCCTGCAGCACCTCGGTCTCCATCCGCAACGGGCTGATCCGCGGGTCCTTGTCGACGACGCCGTCGAAGATGTGGCACTCTCGCGACGCGGCTGCATCCCGGTGGCAGCGTGCTGCTCGTCATGACGAGATGGGCCGAA from Mycolicibacterium phlei harbors:
- a CDS encoding carotenoid oxygenase family protein, whose protein sequence is MGTANVEVVGKFLSTLPDDDDHPYRTGPWRPQNTEYDADDLQVIEGEIPADLDGVYLRNTENPLHPALAFYHPFDGDGMIHAVGFRDGKAFYRNRFVRTDGFLEEQEAGGALWPGCAEPVQLAKRDYGWGARTLMKDASSTDVVVHRGTALTSFWQCGDLYRLNPYTAETLGKEDFNGGFPSDWGVSAHPKVDEHTGELLYFSYSKQAPYMRWGVVDENNDVVHTADVELPGPRLPHDMAFTENYVIFNDFPMFWDPKLLEADIHLPTFRPELPSRFAVVPRRGGAGDVKWFEAAPTYVLHFTNAYEDGDEIVLDGFFEDDPTPTDSDADDKYMKLFRFLALDRLQTRLHRWRFNLKTGETREERLSDSISEFGMVNGAHGGRDYRYVWAATGHPGWFLFNGLIRHDLKTGAEERYPLGDGVYGSETAMAPRVGSTGEDDGYVVTIATDMNADASYALVFDAARIADGPMCKLALPERVSSGTHSTWVAGSELRRWRTEDSAAAAIGL
- a CDS encoding acetyl-CoA acetyltransferase, which codes for MANVWILGGYQSDFSRNITREGRDFADLTAEVVDRTLAAAKVDADDIEVIHVGNAFGELFGGQGHLGAMPATVHDALWDKPAARHEAACASGSIAVLSALADLRSGNYRTALVLGVELERTVPGDVGAAHLGTAAWIGHEGQGVTHMWPYMFSQVLDAYDARYGVDPAHLSAIAQLNFANARNNPNAQTRGWTVPEPITADDVNNPVVAGRMRRFDCSQMTDGGAGVVLVTDDYLRHHPTARPLARIAGWGHRTVGLGLRQKLDRDADNPYLLPHVRGAVLDAFTRAGVGLDSLDGFEVHDCFTPSEYVAIDHIGLTDPGESWKAVESGDIEIGGRLPINPSGGLIGGGHPVGATGVRMLLDAAKQVSGTAGDYQVEGAKTFGTLNFGGSTATTVSFVVGKD